In Vitis vinifera cultivar Pinot Noir 40024 chromosome 17, ASM3070453v1, one genomic interval encodes:
- the LOC104882331 gene encoding uncharacterized protein LOC104882331: MAELKMLPQRCTGHKNQSLSATSSSLHFVGARCLLRIGHLITSHQNPNREGRERGRKTYGNGDPSDSWEGDPPCVLLCFEQTLVASQRQILAEWGIRLLVLRSAQKNHYRLGILISNINMSSWYLLTEKDFSPRQQNLVFPQVSGIGKLFLVSFNYEGKVTSKGSYGSGRHIVIIATGKCKKNAVMGVPNG; this comes from the exons ATGGCAGAGTTGAAAATGCTTCCACAAAGGTGTACTGGACATAAAAACCAATCATTGAGCGCCACGTCAAGCTCTCTGCACTTTGTGGGCGCTAGGTGTCTTCTTCGCATTGGCCACC TCATCACCTCCCACCAAAATCCAAAtagagaagggagagagagagggagaaaaaCGTACGGCAATGGTGACCCTTCAGATTCCTG GGAAGGAGATCCGCCCTGTGTTCTTCTGTGTTTCGAACAGACTCTGGTAGCATCACAACGCCAAATTCTTGCTGAAT GGGGGATAAGGCTGCTGGTTTTGCGAAGTGCTCAAAAGAATCATTATAGATTGGGAAtcttaatatcaaatataaacatGAGCTCATGGTACCTTTTGACTGAAAAAGATTTTAGCCCCAGGCAGCAAAATTTAGTGTTTCCACAG GTATCTGGAATCGGAAAGTTGTTTCTTGTTTCTTTCAACTATGAGGGGAAAGTTACTTCAAAAGGAAGTTATGGAAGTGGCAGACACATTGTCATCA
- the LOC100247431 gene encoding putative phospholipid-transporting ATPase 9, with translation MAGGRRKRQHFGRIHAFSCGRASFNGEHSLIGGPGFSRIVFCNDPECFEAGQLKYGGNYVRTTKYTLATYFPKALFEQFRRVANIYFLICAILSFTALSPYSAFSTVFPLVVVVGVTMGKEAVEDWRRKRQDIEMNNRKVKYHRGDGVFDYAKWMDLKVGDVVKVEKDEFFPADLILLSSSYDDAICYVETTNLDGETNLKLKQALDVTANLLDDSRFENFRAIIKCEDPNANLYSFVGNLQLEEQQFPLTPQQLLLRDSKLRNTDYIYGVVIFTGHDTKVIQNSTAPPSKRSKIERRMDKLVYLLFSALVFLSFIGSVFFGITTSEDLENGVMTRWYLRPDDTTIYYDPKRAPVAAILHFLTALMLYGYLIPISLYVSIEIVKVLQSVFINQDPHMYYEEGDKPARARTSNLNEELGQVDTILSDKTGTLTCNSMEFIKCSIAGTAYGRGITEVERAQARGKETPLAQEVVEDKDNVEEITETKPSIKGYNFIDERITNGNWVNEPRADVIQNFLRLLAVCHTAIPEVDDETGKISYEAESPDEAAFVIGARELGFEFYERTQTSISLHELDPMSGRKVARTYKLMNIIEFSSARKRMSVIVRNEEGRLLLLSKGADSVMFERLAQDGREFEVQTRLHINEYADAGLRTLVLAYRELDDEEYNEFNEEFSQAKNLVSADREEIIEEVAERIEKDLILLGATAVEDKLQNGVPECIDKLAQAGIKLWVLTGDKMETAINIGFACSLLRQGMKQIIINSETPGIKALEKAGDKSAVDEAAKANVIQQISEGKALLNIASEDSEALALIIDGKSLIYALEDDVKDMFLELAIGCASVICCRSSPKQKALVTRLVKVKTGSTTLAIGDGANDVGMLQEADIGVGISGVEGMQAVMSSDIAIAQFRFLERLLLVHGHWCYRRISSMICYFFYKNIAFGFTLFFFEAYASFSGQAAYNDWYLSLYNVFFTSLPVIAMGVFDQDVAARFCLKFPLLYQEGVQNVLFSWTRILGWAFNGVLSSTLIFFFCACAMEHQAFRKGGEVVGMEIFGAVMYTCVVWVVNCQMALSINYFTLIQHVFIWGSIVFWYIFLLVYGAMDPNISTTAYQVFIEACAPALSFWLVTLFVTVATLLPYFSYAAIQMRFFPMYHQMIQWIRNDGHSEDPEYCQMVRQRSLRSTTVGYTARFSRSKLELPEQI, from the exons ATGGCTGGTGGGAGAAGAAAAAGGCAACACTTCGGTAGAATCCATGCCTTCTCATGTGGGAGAGCATCATTCAATGGTGAACACTCACTGATTGGAGGTCCTGGCTTCTCCAGGATAGTCTTCTGTAATGACCCAGAGTGCTTTGAGGCCGGTCAGCTCAAATATGGAGGCAACTATGTCAGAACTACAAAGTACACACTTGCAACATACTTTCCAAAAGCACTTTTTGAGCAGTTCAGGCGGGTGGCGAACATATATTTCCTCATCTGTGCAATCTTGTCTTTCACCGCCCTCTCACCTTACTCTGCTTTCAGTACTGTTTTTCCTCTTGTTGTTGTGGTGGGAGTGACAATGGGGAAGGAAGCTGTGGAAGATTGGAGGCGAAAAAGGCAG GATATTGAGATGAACAACAGGAAGGTTAAATACCATCGCGGTGATGGTGTTTTTGATTATGCTAAATGGATGGATTTGAAAGTTGGAGATGTAGTGAAAGTGGAAAAGGATGAATTTTTCCCTGCTGATCTCATATTGCTTTCATCAAGTTACGACGATGCGATTTGCTATGTTGAGACTACAAATCTTGATGGAGAAACCAATTTGAAACTAAAACAAGCACTCGATGTAACTGCAAACTTACTTGATGACTCTAGGTTTGAAAATTTCAGGGCAATCATTAAATGTGAAGATCCAAATGCAAATTTGTACTCCTTTGTTGGAAATTTGCAGCTGGAAGAACAACAGTTCCCTCTTACACCTCAGCAGCTTCTGCTAAGGGACTCAAAGCTACGAAACACAGATTATATCTATGGGGTGGTCATCTTCACAGGGCATGACACAAAggttattcaaaattcaacagcACCTCCATCAAAGAGAAGCAAAATTGAGAGAAGAATGGATAAACTGGTTTACCTTTTGTTTTCTGCATTAGTCTTTCTGTCTTTCATTGGGTCCGTTTTCTTTGGGATTACAACTAGCGAGGACCTAGAAAATGGAGTGATGACAAGATGGTATCTGAGGCCAGATGATACTACAATTTACTATGATCCAAAAAGAGCTCCAGTTGCAGCAATTTTGCATTTTTTGACTGCCCTTATGCTGTATGGATACTTGATCCCCATTTCCTTGTATGTGTCAATAGAAATTGTGAAAGTTCTCCAGAGTGTTTTCATCAATCAGGATCCGCACATGTACTATGAGGAAGGTGACAAGCCAGCACGAGCACGTACCTCAAATTTGAATGAGGAGCTTGGCCAAGTTGATACTATACTTTCTGATAAAACAGGAACCTTGACTTGCAACTCAATGGAATTTATCAAGTGTTCTATTGCTGGGACTGCTTATGGCCGTGGAATTACAGAGGTTGAAAGGGCTCAGGCTAGGGGGAAAGAGACGCCTTTAGCTCAGGAGGTTGTAGAAGACAAGGACAATGTTGAGGAGATTACTGAAACAAAGCCTTCCATTAAAGGGtataattttattgatgaaaggATCACAAATGGTAACTGGGTTAATGAGCCTCGCGCAGATGTCATTCAGAATTTCTTAAGGTTGCTGGCAGTCTGTCATACTGCCATACCTGAAGTGGATGATGAAACAGGGAAAATCTCCTATGAAGCTGAATCACCAGATGAGGCAGCATTTGTTATTGGAGCAAGAGAACTGGGGTttgaattttatgaaagaaCTCAAACGAGCATCTCGCTGCATGAGTTGGATCCTATGTCTGGCAGAAAGGTTGCAAG GACATACAAACTTATGAACATCATAGAATTCAGTAGTGCGAGAAAGCGGATGTCTGTGATTGTAAGAAATGAGGAGGGAAGGCTGCTGCTACTTTCTAAAGGTGCTGACAG TGTCATGTTTGAGAGACTTGCTCAAGATGGAAGAGAGTTTGAAGTACAGACCAGGCTGCACATTAATGAGTATGCTGATGCTGGCTTGAGGACTTTGGTACTTGCATATCGAGAACTTGATGACGAAGAATACAATGAGTTCAACGAGGAATTCTCTCAAGCCAAGAACTTAGTCAGTGCAGATCGTGAGGAGATTATCGAGGAAGTGGCAGAAAGGATTGAGAAAGACTTGATTCTTCTTGGTGCTACTGCTGTTGAAGACAAACTCCAAAATGGG GTTCCTGAGTGCATTGACAAGCTTGCACAAGCTGGAATAAAATTGTGGGTTCTGACTGGAGATAAGATGGAGACTGCAATAAATATTGG GTTTGCCTGTAGTTTGCTTAGACAAGGAATgaagcaaataataataaattccgAAACTCCAGGAATTAAAGCACTGGAGAAAGCAGGGGATAAGTCTGCTGTTGATGAG GCAGCGAAGGCGAATGTCATTCAACAGATAAGTGAGGGTAAGGCACTGCTTAACATAGCAAGTGAAGACTCCGAGGCATTGGCTTTGATCATTGATGGGAAGTCACTCATTTATGCTCTGGAGGACGATGTCAAAGACATGTTTCTAGAGCTAGCCATTGGCTGTGCATCTGTTATATGCTGCCGCTCATCACCTAAACAGAAAGCACTT GTTACAAGGCTGGTTAAAGTAAAAACAGGGAGCACAACATTAGCAATTGGTGATGGGGCAAATGATGTTGGAATGCTTCAAGAAGCAGATATTGGGGTTGGTATCAGTGGGGTTGAAGGAATGCAG GCAGTTATGTCAAGTGACATCGCAATTGCACAGTTCCGGTTTTTGGAGCGCTTGCTACTTGTGCATGGACACTGGTGTTATAGAAGGATCTCGTCTATG ATATGCTATTTCTTCTACAAAAACATTGCATTTGGATTTACACTCTTCTTCTTTGAAGCATATGCTTCATTCTCTGGTCAAGCTGCCTACAATGATTGGTACTTGTCGCTCTATAACGTCTTCTTCACATCACTTCCTGTGATTGCCATGGGAGTGTTTGATCAAGACGTTGCTGCGCGCTTTTGTCTCAAG TTCCCTCTGCTATACCAAGAAGGTGTACAGAATGTGCTATTCAGCTGGACCAGAATCCTTGGCTGGGCATTTAATGGGGTTTTGAGCTCCACcttgattttcttcttctgtGCCTGTGCAATGGAGCATCAAGCCTTCCGCAAAGGCGGGGAGGTGGTTGGCATGGAAATCTTTGGGGCAGTAATGTATACATGTGTGGTATGGGTTGTGAACTGTCAGATGGCACTCTCCATCAACTATTTCACACTAATTCAGCATGTCTTCATCTGGGGTAGCATTGTTTTTTGGTATATATTCCTCTTGGTATATGGGGCCATGGACCCCAACATCTCCACGACCGCCTACCAGGTCTTCATTGAAGCCTGTGCACCAGCTCTATCTTTCTGGCTTGTCACACTCTTTGTAACTGTTGCCACCCTCCTTCCATACTTCAGTTATGCTGCCATTCAAATGAGGTTTTTCCCCATGTATCATCAGATGATTCAATGGATAAGAAATGACGGACACTCTGAGGACCCTGAGTATTGCCAAATGGTAAGGCAGAGATCATTGCGATCCACAACAGTAGGTTATACCGCACGTTTCAGTCGCTCCAAATTGGAGCTTCCAGAGCAGATATGA
- the LOC100247540 gene encoding probable calcium-binding protein CML15, with product MAELEVNQIKQLRSIFSRFDMDSDGSLTLLELAALLRSLGLKPSGDQIHSLLANIDSNGNGSVEFDELVSAIMPDMNEEILINQQQLLEVFRSFDRDRNGYITAVELAGAMAKMGQPLTYRELTDMIREADTNGDGVISFNEFSSIMAKSAGDFLGLTLL from the coding sequence ATGGCGGAGCTTGAAGTTAATCAAATCAAGCAGCTAAGATCCATATTTTCTCGCTTTGACATGGACTCTGATGGCAGCCTGACCCTTCTGGAGCTTGCGGCGCTGTTAAGATCATTGGGACTCAAGCCCTCAGGCGATCAAATTCATTCCCTGTTAGCTAACATAGACTCAAACGGTAATGGGTCGGTGGAATTTGATGAGCTGGTGAGTGCCATAATGCCTGACATGAACGAGGAGATACTGATAAACCAACAACAGCTACTCGAGGTTTTTCGGTCCTTTGATCGCGACAGAAATGGCTACATTACTGCAGTTGAGCTTGCAGGCGCCATGGCTAAAATGGGACAACCTTTGACGTATCGAGAGCTCACTGATATGATCCGGGAGGCTGATACAAACGGAGATGGCGTCATTAGTTTTAATGAGTTTTCATCTATAATGGCCAAGTCTGCTGGGGACTTCTTAGGCCTTACTTTGTTATAA
- the LOC104882332 gene encoding uncharacterized protein LOC104882332, which produces MDQQQTPGSVPNPPQKTSAAAASFGNIVPFIVVICIVAVISIVSCVVGRIYSRRVALSTPLQSGVNINIKPGNWVERIKKRFRRGKAGAVEVGHGSGDQAGTNDGNAQVAVAGGNDQQPPSGPPPPA; this is translated from the exons atg GATCAGCAGCAGACACCAGGGTCAGTGCCAAATCCCCCACAGAAGACTTCAGCTGCTGCCGCCAGTTTTGGGAATATTGTGCCATTCATTGTTGTGATATGCATTGTAGCGGTTATCTCCATAGTTTCCTGTGTAGTTGGTCGAATTTACTCCCGTCGCGTAGCGCTATCAACTCCATTGCAGAGTGGTGTCAACATTAATATTAAGCCTGGAAACTGGGTCGAACGGATCAAGAAGAGGTTCAGGCGTGGAAAGGCTGGTGCTGTTGAAGTAGGACATGGGTCTGGTGATCAAGCTGGAACCAATGATGGGAATGCTCAAGTTGCAGTTGCAGGTGGTAATGATCAGCAGCCCCCTTCAGGGCCTCCACCTCCAGCTTAA